The following are encoded together in the Peromyscus leucopus breed LL Stock chromosome 1, UCI_PerLeu_2.1, whole genome shotgun sequence genome:
- the LOC114688658 gene encoding LOW QUALITY PROTEIN: NACHT, LRR and PYD domains-containing protein 9B-like (The sequence of the model RefSeq protein was modified relative to this genomic sequence to represent the inferred CDS: inserted 1 base in 1 codon): MHKQSSYKEIMKIIFQYIWNVETFICMKDEIYQATIEMQYKALQEVFDCPLEPVTAVVLGDEAQGKTTFLRKAMLDWASGKLWQNRFQYXFFISLIALNNVTELSLAELMLAKLSQSSATLEDILSDPKRILFILEGLEYLKFDLELRTNLCDDWGKMLPTQVVFSSLLQKVMLPESSLLLELGNPSVPKIYPLLRYPRDIIVTGFNDPFTKCYFTYFFKNTQKALQVFNYLQCTNQLSIVCRSPFLCWMACSTLKWRLKRGEGMKSVGVTDSSIYTNFMVSAFRSVYDNCPSNQNRARLKTLCTLAAEAMWKQVFVFTSEDLRRNGISESEKAVWLGMNFLQYRGDGFMFYHPLLQSYFAALFYFLRQERGTAHPIIRSLPQLLKEVYVHGQTQWLMTGAFVFGIATEKAAAMLKPLFGFIPSKEVEQEIFKCLRSLSRAECSEKLMNAQSLFESLHENEERFETQVIDLFEEMTVDISNIDTLLSAAKSLAKTQKLKKLHVHIQHNIFSEIYNPEDGDLEDFEYNKRVNIKHWSILCECVYNLQVLDLDCCNFNETALKILCASMSPSCTYPLTAFKLQSLSCPFMTNFGDGALFHIFLQLPNLKSVNLYGSNLSNDMVENMCSVLKCTTCGVEELLLGKCDISSEACGMIATCLIYRKVKHLSLVENPLKNKGVMLLCEILKHPSCVLETLMLSRCCLNFIACGHLSEALLCNKYLSLLDLSSNVLKDTGVNILCEALKDPKCTLQELWLSGCSLTSDCCGDISAVLTSKKNLKTLKLGKNNIEDAGIKQLCEALRNPDCKLQCLGLDMNDFKTDCCEDLASALTTCKTLTSLNLDWITFDHDGLQLLCEALSHKSCNLKVLGLDKSALTEESQMLLQAVETKGKLDILHCPWVKEESERRGVRLVWNSTN; the protein is encoded by the exons ATGC ATAAACAAAGTTCATACAAAGAGATTATGAAGATTATATTTCAATACATATGGAACGTGGAAACCTTCATTTGTATGAAAGATGAAATCTACCAAGCAACTATAGAAATGCAGTACAAGGCATTGCAAGAAGTATTTGATTGTCCCTTAGAGCCGGTCACTGCAGTTGTGCTAGGTGATGAAGCACAAGGAAAAACCACTTTCTTAAGAAAAGCAATGTTGGACTGGGCGTCAGGAAAGTTATGGCAGAACAGATTTCAGT gtttcttcatctctctcaTCGCACTTAACAATGTTACAGAGTTGAGCCTAGCTGAGCTGATGTTAGCTAAGTTGTCTCAGTCTTCAGCGACACTGGAAGATATCTTATCTGATCCAAAGAGAATCTTGTTTATCCTGGAGGGACTTGAATACCTGAAATTTGACTTGGAACTCAGGACAAACTTGTGCGATGACTGGGGGAAGATGCTGCCGACACAAGTTGTCTTCAGCAGTTTGCTACAGAAAGTAATGCTCCCAGaatcctctctgcttcttgaattGGGAAACCCAAGTGTACCAAAAATCTATCCCTTGCTGCGGTATCCAAGGGACATAATTGTTACAGGATTCAATGACCCATTTACAAAGTGctattttacatatttcttcAAAAATACTCAGAAAGCCTTACAAGTCTTTAATTATTTACAATGCACAAACCAATTGTCCATTGTATGCAGATCCCCTTTTTTATGCTGGATGGCCTGTAGTACTTTAAAGTGGCGGCTtaagaggggagagggaatgaAATCAGTTGGTGTGACAGATTCATCTATCTACACAAACTTTATGGTGAGCGCATTCAGATCAGTGTATGACAATTGTCCATCTAATCAGAACAGAGCACGATTAAAGACCCTGTGTACCTTGGCTGCAGAGGCAATGTGGAAACAGGTATTTGTGTTCACATCTGAGGATCTCAGGAGGAATGGGATATCGGAATCTGAGAAGGCAGTGTGGCTGGGAATGAATTTTCTCCAGTATCGAGGAGACGGCTTCATGTTTTACCATCCTTTGCTACAGTCGTATTTCGCTGCCCTGTTCTATTTCCTCAGACAAGAGAGAGGCACAGCTCACCCCATCATTAGAAGCCTGCCCCAACTTCTAAAAGAAGTTTATGTTCATGGCCAAACACAATGGCTCATGACAGGGGCATTTGTGTTTGGAATTGCCACTGAAAAAGCCGCTGCCATGCTAAAACCACTCTTTGGTTTTATACCATCCAAAGAGGTAGAACAGGAAATTTTCAAATGCTTGAGAAGTTTGAGTCGAGCAGAGTGCAGTGAGAAACTGATGAATGCCCAGAGTTTGTTTGAGAGTCTACATGAAAACGAAGAAAGATTTGAAACACAAGTGATCGATTTATTTGAAGAAATGACTGTTGATATTAGTAATATCGATACATTATTGTCGGCTGCAAAGAGTCTGGCGAaaactcaaaaattaaagaaacttcATGTGCATATACAACACAATATTTTTTCAGAAATCTATAACCCAGAAGACGGTGACTTAGAAGACTTTGAATACAACAAAAG AGTCAATATAAAACACTGGAGTATACTTTGCGAATGTGTCTACAACTTGCAGGTGTTGGATCTGGACTGCTGTAATTTCAATGAAACTGCCCTTAAAATTCTCTGTGCCTCAATGTCTCCATCTTGTACTTACCCTCTAACTGCATTTAAGCTCCAAAGCTTGTC GTGTCCCTTCATGACTAACTTTGGAGATGGTGCATTATTTCACATATTTCTTCAACTACCTAACCTGAAATCTGTGAACCTGTATGGCAGTAATCTCTCCAATGACATGGTTGAGAATATGTGCTCTGTGCTGAAATGTACAACATGCGGAGTGGAGGAACTACT GTTGGGGAAATGTGACATCTCAAGTGAGGCTTGTGGCATGATTGCTACTTGCCTAATCTACCGCAAGGTGAAACATCTCTCGTTGGTTGAAAATCCCTTGAAGAACAAAGGAGTGATGTTACTGTGTGAAATCCTGAAGCATCCAAGTTGTGTCCTGGAGACACTGAT GTTGTCACGTTGCTGTCTCAACTTCATTGCCTGTGGCCATCTCTCCGAAGCCCTGTTGTGCAACAAATACCTCTCTCTtcttgacctgagttcaaacgtCCTGAAAGATACTGGAGTTAACATTCTGTGTGAAGCTTTGAAGGACCCAAAGTGCACCCTTCAGGAGTTATG GTTGTCTGGCTGCTCTCTCACTTCAGACTGCTGTGGGGATATATCTGCTGTCCTTACTAGCAAGAAAAATCTAAAGACCCTGAAACTGGGCAAGAATAACATAGAAGACGCGGGCATCAAGCAGTTATGTGAGGCTCTGAGGAATCCTGATTGTAAATTGCAGTGTCTTGG GTTAGACATGAATGACTTCAAAACTGACTGCTGTGAAGACCTTGCCTCAGCTCTCACCACATGCAAAACACTGACTAGCCTGAACCTCGACTGGATAACCTTCGACCACGATGGGCTGCAGCTGCTGTGTGAGGCTTTGAGTCACAAAAGTTGTAATTTGAAGGTGCTGGG ACTGGACAAATCTGCATTGACTGAGGAGTCACAGATGCTACTGCAAGCTGTGGAAACGAAGGGAAAACTGGATATCTTACATTGTCCCTGGGTCAAAGAGGAAAGCGAGAGGAGAGGTGTCCGTCTGGTATGGAACAGCACGAACTGA